The sequence below is a genomic window from Phoenix dactylifera cultivar Barhee BC4 chromosome 8, palm_55x_up_171113_PBpolish2nd_filt_p, whole genome shotgun sequence.
AAGGTCACCGACGCCGAGTACTTCAACAACGGCGACAGCAGGCCCATCATGCTCTTCGATGGTACTCCTCCCTCTTCCAGCCTTCACTGCAATTACTATCCCCCTCCCCAGTTAACAACGGATCCTATAATCTATAGATGCAAAGAAACACCGCAGGTTAATCATCCATAAGCTCCCCAACTATGTATCTTTTCATAATCTAAGAAGATTCGAGCCGGTGATATTTTGTGCCCACTTCAATTTTTTAATGCTTAAGAATCACCTTATGTCGCACCGTATCGATAAGAATGCAATCCGACAGCTAACCAGATAAATAGATACAAGGATTTGGTCGGTTCATTACACCCAGCTCGAAAAGGCAGGCAATCGAATAATTTGGCCCCTCATCGCCTTTCCTCACCAACCTATCAGCATCATCCATGCCATTAGCGGCCGCCGCACTCCTTCACCTTGGAAGGTGGGTCATATGATGAAGCAAGAGGCCTCAGAACCCATTGCAACAACCGATATAACATTATAACGACCTTCATTCTTTAACCTTGTTGGCttcgtttaattttttttacaagaTATATATCCGGATGGTTTCTTTATTCTGATGATATTGTTGTGGCAGGTGTTTGCAATTTGTGTAATGGAGGTGTCCGGTTCGTAAGGGAGAATGACCGCCACAGGTCAGCCATTTTCCTAAAATTGAGACCCTTCTTTCACTTCTCTTCATTGTTTTCCTCCTCCCTTTTGCATCTTATATTTACATATGTAATTTCCACCGcagttcttttccttttcctggATCAAAActgatttcttttcttcaacaaaaaaaaaaagaagaaaaaaagctgACTTCTTAAGTCGAAGGTTTCAAAAACAACCCTTGGTATATGCGATCGTATTTGAAAGTAATTGATAATGGTGGAAGTACATTACGATTTGCTATGTTTTGTCCGGATGAATACCTTCCAATCCCCGAgcattcttgttttctttttctcttccttctcaTTTTCCCCCTTCACTCTTTTTCACTATATGTTATTCTGTTGAAATTTTGTATCATGGGTATGCAGAATATTGGTTCCAATTTCTAACTACTTGCGCTTTTTTTTTCGCCTTGTTTTTATTTCCCCTGCTTTTTTTTTATGTGCATAAATTGAACAGGAGAATAAGGTTTGAAGCACTGCAGAGCGAGCCTGGCAGGAAGCTTCTGCGGAGATCAGGGAGATCACCTGACGACATCTCTAGTGTCGTGCTTGTTGAACAGGATAGGTATAATACAGTCACAAGAATCCTCTTTTCATAGTATCAAGTTGGAAATGTTGCCCTTGCGATCCAAATCATGCATTGAGATATAAATCGTCCAGTGTGATGAAGTTGGTGAGAGTATAGCATCCGTTATCATCATACATTTGCCTTGCGAATTGCCATGATGTTAGGGTTACTCTGCGTAGGTGCCGACCGAAAATTTGCCTCATAAGGAGCTTATCAGATTAATATGATTTATCTGTCgcaaaacaagaaataaaatGTACATACACATGCTGTCATATTTATCTGTTCGAAAAGCATTGATGAcaggtttcttttttttctttttctttgttggcTTGTAGATCATATATAAAGTCTGAAGCAGTGTTGAAGATAATGGAGTACCTTGACCTGCCTTTCCCTCAACTAGCACTCTTGTTAAAGATGGTGCCTCTGTAAGCTCCTCGAATATAAAAGATCATAGCTTTCTTTATTAACGAATCGAGTCTTGTTCTTTTATTTATCTTGTACTGTAACCAGAATGAGTTCcttatatgaaaattttgtagGTTAATGAGGGATTTTGCATATGACAATGTTGCCAACAATCGCTATATGATATTTGGCCGGTCAGAGTCAGAATCATGCGAGATATAAGGAGCTGATAGTCCTAGTTTCAGGTTCTTCTCTACATACTGGATAGTCTGTATTAAATAACCAGGCACCTAGACCAATTGCGCAGATATATCATGTATACTCTCTAGTCAATTTGTACACATGCATCTTTATATCCATAATGGATGAGACATCTTACTGACATTACCAAGATTTCTGTGCCTTCTTATAGTGAGTTTAAAGGTGGTCTCTCCATTGGCAGATTGTCATTTTCATTTGTTTTCCTGATAAAGA
It includes:
- the LOC103708753 gene encoding DCC family protein At1g52590, chloroplastic; amino-acid sequence: MAVLPLPARSPPVVAAGMGPKRLALPTTTTSLAAKAVVDWVKVTDAEYFNNGDSRPIMLFDGVCNLCNGGVRFVRENDRHRRIRFEALQSEPGRKLLRRSGRSPDDISSVVLVEQDRSYIKSEAVLKIMEYLDLPFPQLALLLKMVPLLMRDFAYDNVANNRYMIFGRSESESCEI